ACAATATATGAATATTTACATAAATGTTATTGATACACGATATTTAAAAAATAGGcgatgtataaatttttttatgtcaaattatatttttactaACTGTCGAATCTAATtcttaaataacattttaacttTTATGCCAAACACTAAAATGAGATTATAAATCCATGGATTCTAAATCTATGGATTTAAAATCCAATTCCAAATCCATATCCAAATCCCATTTTTATTCGTCCTAACATAGTGTTGGTCTCAGTTCTCCATTTTTATGACTGACTTTATTGCTTAATCTCAAAATTTTACTCTTGTAGAGGACATGTGACTTAGAGAATCTACTTACAGAAGTGGAAAACAGGGCTTCAGGGTCATCAGCGTCCAATTGGAACTTTCGAGGAGAATCTCCTATTGGTAATCTTGCATTAtataatttgttaatttatgCCATGTATCTATGTTTAGATTTAGATTTTTGAACCCTGAGAGCAGAATTCCATTCTACTTCCCTGCAGGACTTAATGTTACGCCTATGTTTCCCATCCAAGGatgttcaaaaaaatttacaatggAGGTTTGAACTCATCgagaacttttaaattttttatcaaaCTATAGTTGAAGAGCTTTGTTACTGGAGTAATAAAGTGGTACCAGGTAAacatttgtatttaaaataatgattttgcCTGAGGAAGGTTTTCATATTAGCCtagtttttgttttcttcaatttttacTTTCCCTGTTCCAAGAATATTCTCGACTTTCGCTAATATTTCTGTTTAGTTGGAATTTACCTCAACAATACAATTGCTTTTTTCCATTGATAATTTGGCTGTTGGCACTACCCTGCTCAAAGTAACTTttggaaatattttttgatttgtGAATAACATTTGATATTGTGaagattataataaatatgttaCATTGATGAGTGAAGGTTACTTCTTCCAATTgatttctcgagataatttCTCAGTTACAGAAAAAGATTATTATTGTTGTACCTTAATTTGAATGTGTATGCACCCCACAATTTTCCGAccaaacaattttattttaaattatctgagaacaataaattttttagtcGATTTGTCATTAATTCATAGCAGGCCTTGTGGTCAATTTATATTATTCCTTTCTCTTGTTTTCACGCTCTCttataattattcaaatttgaACGTGGTAGAAGAAGGGGTTGCCCTGCTTAAATTTTCTGCAAAATTCATTCCATGCATCCCCTAATACTCGTGGTTTTCCATTTTATAGTTGCATGATGGTCATTCCGTGCAATTTACAATTTAAAATGTCTACGCAAAATACTTCATCACATTGTTACGATTTGTTATTTTGGATCTATTTCTGCTAGACATGGTGGTAATTACCCTCCACAAGTGTGGGATTGTGACCTCATTCATATCAACATCTCTATGATGTTAATTTGATGGGGAGCGTAGGAAGTTATCGTTGATCTGCAGAAATCATACTTGATATtactaaaattatgaaaattttaattttattattataatttggttagattgatatattttatcattttatgtcAAGAATTTTTTCTCCTTTATAAGGTGTCATGATGATTGTGCTAATAAAATAAGAGATAATAGGCGTTCACATTTTGTGCATATGCCTGTGAATGTAGATGCTAACCTGCACATTTTTTTCAGTTcggatattttattattatattcaaaatgtgacaaaatttgatattaggTTCCTAACcaatgtttatatttttgtagAGAGATCGTCAAGTCATTGGTGCTCGCTTCTTTGACATTGATTCTTCCAGTAAAGTTTATGTAATTGCTCGAAGGCTGTCAGGATTGGGAGGATTGCATGTGTTGACAAAAGTAAAGTTTTCATGTCTTCTGGAATTTGAATTTCTTTTCTAGTGTATATTTTTGGCTATTTGTAAGAAAATCTAGTAGTTGCCtcgatatgcttgttctatacGACACATGGAGTATTTTGAGCCAAAGTATGTGCTAATTTTATTAGTTGCCCCTTAAATTTTCAGATGAGCTTATCATCATGTAATTATGACATGGAGGACATCCAGCTCCCAGGGGACACAAAAGCTGTCAAGGACTTGCAGGTTTCTCCTCATTCTGGACTTGTGCTTTTAGCTTCCTTGGGGAAAAAACTGTCTATTCTTAGGTAGAGGTCTCTCCGTCATCTTTCAACCTAGTAAAACTATCATTGTACACTTTGCAGTTTCTTCTCTGAAGGATATTTTTCATCTATTTTGATTTGTCTTTTCAGCACAGAAAGCAATAATACTATTCTCACCTATAATTTACCGGTAATAACATTCACCATTTTGTTTAGTCTTACTTTTTTCAGTTtaggattattattattattaaattggtAGGTTCTCTGTTATAAAATTTTGCCAGTTGAAGtgtttattgattttgaatccTCAGACAGCTGCCTGGTCTTGTTCATGGGATGTGTGCAGTCAACATTACGTCTATGTGGGCTTGCAGGTTCTTAAAATTTTCTGTCTTATCTGCTATCCTATTATTTTGCATCAATCCAACTCACTTTTTTATCTCCTAGAATGGCACCGTGTTGCAATTTGACACACGCCACACCTCTAGACATGTGGAATCCTTGACTGGATTGACAGGAAACCCGATTCACACAGTCCAGTCTCTTTCACCTGATCCAATTCTCGGTTCCGGTGTCAGAAGTGTTCTCAGTGCATCTTCACTTGGCTTGTGTCATTGGAACTTTGGTTCAAATGAAGAAAGGTATCTTTCATAAATAACTTTGTAGGGTGCTAAATCACTGCATTTCCGTTTTGTAGAACGTCTTACAGATTAATTATAATTCTATGGGAGAATAAATTCTTGAGATtctattgattattgataacaTATCAATTTTTGGATGTACTCAGCCTGTAGTTTTTGGGGAAGTATGTGATTATCTGAGATTCTGTTATAAAGTATTTGATCTCTCCTACATAGCGTTTTGTTTTTCATTAAATGTCTACAGTATTTGTAATATAATCACGTATttgttcttttatttatttcagaTGTCATATATTACATACGAGATCAAGTTTTATACCGCGATGTCCTAATTGATTGGATTCGATCTCagataatatcaatttttttgtagGCCTTATTTAATTCCTGAATCCAAGGAGCAAGGAGTTTGTATATCTCTTGCTTATTGTTCTGCTACAGAAGATGTCGTCGCATCATTTCGTCCCAAAGTTGAGGTATCCGGTGAACTCGTGATCTCTCAACCAGTACTCACTGCATCTTCTTCTTTTGCCGCCGGACAAGGAGTACGGGGAAGTCATGTCCATTTCAAGAAAACAGGTTCGACATACCAAACATTAGGGGTAACTTGTGCCAATGTGAGTGATATTCGACTGCCTAAATCTGCAATCATAGATGTGGTCTCCGAGAACCCCATGTTTGCTTCTGGGGATGAGGAGACATGTGAACTCGTGCTGCAAAATTTACCATACTTTACTGCTGCCCAACATCATAAGCCTCGAAAATATCCTATTCGTGATGTCAGGTTCACCCGTGCCTTATGTTCGGGTCTGCTTGGCTGTTTGAGCGAGGATTCATTGCAGATATTCACTTCCAGACCATCCTAGAGGACTATCGTTAACTTTTTTGCTAATTTTGTGTTTATGCCTTTAAGATTACTGTGCTTCGTATGTAGATTACCAGCTGGTTCCTTTATCTATCTATggctttattttttctttagttTATTTTTCAGGCTTTTTTAAGAGTTACGAAGTTTGAATTTCTCGGTTGAGTTCATGTTAACTTAAGGATCTAAAATTGTCTTGTCCATAAAATTATATGGAACTCACGTAACTAAATTATTAGAATTAATAATTAGATCTTAGTgatgttattattatgattattattattattatttaaacacatttaaaaatgctttatttacaataataaaaggacatttataaaaaaattaccttAAAACGACAAGTGTTGTATTAGTGGAAACGTTTCATTTTAATGTTTGCGTAACGCAAGTTTCTTGGACTAGTCATCTCTTTTTCTTAGGTCGACGATGGAATTTCGAATATCATTTTGTGGATTGTTTGGATTGATTAAATGTAAGCGAATTTAATTGTATTAATGTGAACGTTTCGttatattgatttaattgacgAGACATTTTACAATTATCCCTTTGGTGGcttgaatattataatatcaaatatttaatgaccaaaaacaactttatatttttaaatatctaattCGTTTTCAGTGATATATTccataaattaaacaaaaataccATTGTGCTTCTCATTTTATACTATAAAATCATAAGCCTTGAAGAGTTCTTGCGCCTCGAAATCTCTATTTAATtacatactttattttttttaatagaaaatatgggtgataataatttttactatattataatgAGTTCATCCCTCATTTTCCTAAGTTTGGTCTTTTTATTATGGCCAACCTAAAACTCAATTTCAATCTCTTTCACTCCATCCCTCATTTTCCTAAGTTTGGTCCACCTCGCATGTTCTGTTACACGAAAAGGCCCCTAAACCCTCAATTTACATGTTCCATAAGTTTctcttttcatttttctaaTTTCGATTTTTGTTGTTAGGAAATTTTTACGTAGGATAATAATATCAATATGAATAGTCTAAAGAAAATGAGCAGAGGGtatatgaaatattaatttttatttattttctatcaaaagtttaaaaagaaaaaaaaagttagaCTAGTAACTATCCCATATTGTAAAATGGGAATTATTCCtactttattatttgtttttatatataaaaaaaaacaacttatCTTTTGTTTGACTATTAATTTGGTAGTTTTCGAAAGTCTTTT
This sequence is a window from Primulina huaijiensis isolate GDHJ02 chromosome 13, ASM1229523v2, whole genome shotgun sequence. Protein-coding genes within it:
- the LOC140991474 gene encoding uncharacterized protein isoform X2, encoding MWDPDYMNYVLNYHADRGIELPLSYFDHMDVLLETEEGGDEEDSEAEETDDGAGSEDRYGVSTTGRGLHDDHGSVTADSFHEAVNFNGHGSENSVGVIGDGERGSSGQRRNNAESKEGEAASLEGEFNSEESNKAVFDMGEIEGLYCPICFEAWSSGGDHHVSCLPCGHVYGLSCIKKWLLRRGSSKCPQCKKKCGIKDIRLLYASQIVAIDGELQKKVQSLEVKCVSIEKKNSDLLKKETEWKKREADLCDQVKQLKRRTCDLENLLTEVENRASGSSASNWNFRGESPIGLNVTPMFPIQGCSKKFTMERDRQVIGARFFDIDSSSKVYVIARRLSGLGGLHVLTKMSLSSCNYDMEDIQLPGDTKAVKDLQVSPHSGLVLLASLGKKLSILSTESNNTILTYNLPTAAWSCSWDVCSQHYVYVGLQNGTVLQFDTRHTSRHVESLTGLTGNPIHTVQSLSPDPILGSGVRSVLSASSLGLCHWNFGSNEERPYLIPESKEQGVCISLAYCSATEDVVASFRPKVEVSGELVISQPVLTASSSFAAGQGVRGSHVHFKKTGSTYQTLGVTCANVSDIRLPKSAIIDVVSENPMFASGDEETCELVLQNLPYFTAAQHHKPRKYPIRDVRFTRALCSGLLGCLSEDSLQIFTSRPS
- the LOC140991474 gene encoding uncharacterized protein isoform X1, with protein sequence MWDPDYMNYVLNYHADRGIELPLSYFDHMDVLLETEEGGDEEDSEAEETDDGAGSEDRYGVSTTGRGLHDDHGSVTADSFHEAVNFNGHGSENSVGVIGDGERGSSGQRRNNAESKEGEAASLEGEFNSEESNKAVFDMGEIEGLYCPICFEAWSSGGDHHVSCLPCGHVYGLSCIKKWLLRRGSSKCPQCKKKCGIKDIRLLYASQIVAIDGELQKKVQSLEVKCVSIEKKNSDLLKKETEWKKREADLCDQVKQLKRRTCDLENLLTEVENRASGSSASNWNFRGESPIGLNVTPMFPIQGCSKKFTMERDRQVIGARFFDIDSSSKVYVIARRLSGLGGLHVLTKMSLSSCNYDMEDIQLPGDTKAVKDLQVSPHSGLVLLASLGKKLSILSTESNNTILTYNLPLKCLLILNPQTAAWSCSWDVCSQHYVYVGLQNGTVLQFDTRHTSRHVESLTGLTGNPIHTVQSLSPDPILGSGVRSVLSASSLGLCHWNFGSNEERPYLIPESKEQGVCISLAYCSATEDVVASFRPKVEVSGELVISQPVLTASSSFAAGQGVRGSHVHFKKTGSTYQTLGVTCANVSDIRLPKSAIIDVVSENPMFASGDEETCELVLQNLPYFTAAQHHKPRKYPIRDVRFTRALCSGLLGCLSEDSLQIFTSRPS